One Streptomonospora salina genomic window, CCCCGTGGTCACGGTCGGATTTCTAGAAACGCATTGCTAGAGACTAGGTCGCGTGCTTCTCTGGAGCCACGTATCCAGTACTCAGCGTGTACGGGACGGGCCGCTATGACCAGCCCCACTGTCCGCCGCCGCCGGCTCTCCGCCGAATTGCGCCGGCGGCGTTTCGAAGCGGGATTGACCCTAAGCGACGTAGCGGACGTCCTCGAGTGGTCCCCGGCCAAGCTCGGCCACATCGAGACCGGCATACGGAAGTGGCCGTCGGTGGTGGAGGTATCCGCGCTGCTGAAGCTGTACGGCGTGACCGGCGGGCAGCGCGAGGCCGTTCTCACCATGGTGCGTGAATCACGGCTGCGCCCGTGGTGGACGGAGTACGAGGACGTGATCCCCTCGGCCTATGTCGGCAACGAGGCGGGGGCGGTGGCGATCGACGCCTACGGCGGGACGCTGGTCCCCGACCTGCTGCAGGTCCCCGAGTACACGGCGGTTCTGGCGCGCGCGCAGGGGCACGGCGACACCGGTACCGAGCGCATGGTCGCCGCGTCCCTCAAACGCCAGGAAGCCCTCGACCGGGGCACACTGGAGCGCTACCACGCGGTCGTGGACGAGGACGCCCTGCGCCGAATCAGCGGCGACACCGGCCTGCTGCACGCCCAACTCCGCCGCCTGATCGACCTCGGCCGCCGCCACGACCGCGTCGCCATCCGGTTGCTGCCGACCTCGGCCGGACCGCACGCCGGCAGCGCCGGGCCGTTCAGCGTCTTGGGGTTCGACGAGGGCGAGGCGTCTCTGGCCTTCGTCGAGGCGACCCACGGCGGCGGGATCGTAGAGTCCGAAGAGGGGGTTCGCGCTTGCCGGCGGGTGTGGCTCCGCCTGGTCGAGGCCTCCAGCGATCCCGAGGCCACGGTGACGACACTCAACCGTATGGCGCTGCTGACCTGAATCCCCGGCGGCGCGGGGCGGGAACGCGCCGACGGGTTGCTAGTCTGCTGGGAGACAACCCCATAAAGTTCTCTAGTGGCGCCTTCCGCACAGCATGCGGGAGTCGGCGGGAAGTATCCCTACCGCACTCCCCCGACCGGGCGGTGGCGCGCATGACCCGATTATCCGTATCCGAGACCAAGAAGGGGTGCACGCCATGAAGAAGATCGTCGTTCTGGTGCTGGTGGCACTCGGTGCGTTCGCCGTCTACCGCAAGATCCAGGCGGACCGCGCCGAGCTCGACCTGTGGACCGAGGCTACCGCGGGCGACGCCTGAGCCTGGTCGGTCCCATCAGCCACGACGCGTCCGCGTGTCGTCGGCTGTTTTCGGCGTACCCGAAGACGTGGGTGGACGTCGTCCCCTGCGGCCCCCACGCTTCCGGGCCCGAACAGCGAGTGGTGCCTCCTCCAGACCGAGCGCTGCACCGGAAAAGAGCGACCGGCACTGCCCGCCGCACGGTATGATTGACACAGATCAAACCGGGGCCATAGCTCAGCTGGCAGAGCGCCGGTTTTGCATACCGGAGGTCAGGGGTTCGACTCCCCTTGGCTCCACGGTTGTTTTCGCTGCTCAAGCGAACACACGACGGCCGCCCGAGGTTCGCCCCGGGCGGCCGTCGTGTGTCTGATGCACATTCAATGCACACGGCTGGGGACTACCCCGCCTTCTTTCGGCCCCGAGCCCCGGCGGACTTCGCCTTGCGGAGCGCCGCCGCGCGCTGGTCGCTCATCTGCTTGGCGACCTCGTCCAGGCGGTCCGGGAAGAGATGCCCGTAGGTGTCGAGCGTCATCGTCGCGGTCTTGTGGCCGAGCATGGTCTGAATCACTTTCACATCCGCGCCCGAGGCGATCGCCAGCGAGGCGGCCGTGTGCCGGAGCTTGTGCGCGGTCAGGTTGAGACTGGCCAGACCGGCCGCGTCCACCGCAGGTCCGAAGACGCGGCGCCGGAAGTTGTCGTAGTGCAGCGGCCCGCCCTTGGGCGCGGTGAACGCCAACTCGTCGGTGTCTCTGTCCTTGAGTAGCCCGTGCAGCTCCCCGGCGAGGAAGACCGGAACGGGAACCGCCCGTTGTTCGTGGTTCTTGGGAGTGTCGACATAGATCTCTCCCGACTCGCGGCCGTGCGTCTCCTCCACGTGGATCCGCCGGCGGTCGAGGTCGATCCGGCCGACCTTGAGCGCCGAGGCTTCGCCCCAGCGAAGGCCGGTGTAGGCGAGCAGGAGCACCAGGAGGCGGTACTTCCCCGAGTGCTCGGCGAGCCGCTCGGTCTGGACAGGGTCGAGGTAGACGTGTTCGCCCGGCTTGATCAGCGGGAGGCTGACGCCCTTCGCGGGGTTCACCATGATCCGCCCGGACTTCACCGCCCAGGACAAGACGTGCGAGAGCGTGTAGTAGACCTTGCGCACGTAGGACGGGCTGAGCGTGTTTCCCCGCTTGCCCGGTTGCCGAACAAGGCGGATGACCCAGTCGGACACGTCCTCGAAGCCGACCTTGCTCACGGGGACCGCGCCCCAGGTCGGGAGGACGTAGTTGTCGAGGTATTCGCGGTAGTCGCGGCGCGTCGAGCGCTTGAGATGGTGCTGGGCGTCGAGCCACTTCTCGGCGACCTCGGAGA contains:
- a CDS encoding helix-turn-helix domain-containing protein — translated: MTLSDVADVLEWSPAKLGHIETGIRKWPSVVEVSALLKLYGVTGGQREAVLTMVRESRLRPWWTEYEDVIPSAYVGNEAGAVAIDAYGGTLVPDLLQVPEYTAVLARAQGHGDTGTERMVAASLKRQEALDRGTLERYHAVVDEDALRRISGDTGLLHAQLRRLIDLGRRHDRVAIRLLPTSAGPHAGSAGPFSVLGFDEGEASLAFVEATHGGGIVESEEGVRACRRVWLRLVEASSDPEATVTTLNRMALLT
- a CDS encoding DLW-39 family protein; translation: MKKIVVLVLVALGAFAVYRKIQADRAELDLWTEATAGDA
- a CDS encoding tyrosine-type recombinase/integrase — translated: MARAWIYDRQQDKRYRDQVANAKAAKRTPPARWLVRYYSATGELKSGGTFKKKPEAERRQTEIEGQLETGTFRDPAAGKVSVSEVAEKWLDAQHHLKRSTRRDYREYLDNYVLPTWGAVPVSKVGFEDVSDWVIRLVRQPGKRGNTLSPSYVRKVYYTLSHVLSWAVKSGRIMVNPAKGVSLPLIKPGEHVYLDPVQTERLAEHSGKYRLLVLLLAYTGLRWGEASALKVGRIDLDRRRIHVEETHGRESGEIYVDTPKNHEQRAVPVPVFLAGELHGLLKDRDTDELAFTAPKGGPLHYDNFRRRVFGPAVDAAGLASLNLTAHKLRHTAASLAIASGADVKVIQTMLGHKTATMTLDTYGHLFPDRLDEVAKQMSDQRAAALRKAKSAGARGRKKAG